In Deltaproteobacteria bacterium, one genomic interval encodes:
- a CDS encoding glycosyltransferase family 4 protein: MSRTPPLGRRPSIWFPAIRTKTGAETFTRTLAAGLEQTGYRVHVDWLPHRTEYLPCFSSLACPFRADIVHVNTWLPASLLPKGVPIVATLHHCVQDPAFSPYRNLLQAVYHRFWITPMEREIIGSASRVVAVSHHTAHMAMRIFGRKDVEVIHPGVDTERFRPVSRQGFNSPFRLLYVGGLTRRKGADLLLPIMERLGKGYELFCVGDHRNIFKKGRCGSIFQIGRLKDQADLVRYYQEADALLLPSRLEGFGLAPCEAQACGTPVIATRSSSVPEVVIDGATCILCPMDDVRAFAEAVRLLASDRNLWLDMRAAAASWVRQRFKVEDMVKGYARIYEEVLAEV; the protein is encoded by the coding sequence GTGAGCCGCACCCCACCCCTTGGCCGGAGGCCTTCGATCTGGTTTCCGGCCATAAGGACAAAAACCGGCGCTGAGACCTTTACCCGCACCCTGGCCGCAGGGCTGGAACAGACAGGTTATCGGGTTCATGTAGACTGGCTCCCTCATCGGACGGAATATCTCCCCTGCTTTTCATCCCTGGCCTGCCCTTTCAGGGCCGACATCGTCCATGTGAACACCTGGCTTCCGGCCAGTCTCCTTCCCAAGGGCGTGCCGATCGTTGCAACGCTCCATCATTGCGTTCAGGACCCGGCATTTTCTCCTTACAGGAATCTTCTGCAGGCCGTCTATCACAGGTTCTGGATCACACCCATGGAGCGGGAAATCATAGGGTCTGCCTCAAGGGTCGTTGCTGTCAGCCACCATACCGCGCACATGGCAATGAGGATCTTTGGACGAAAGGATGTAGAGGTCATCCATCCCGGCGTGGATACCGAACGTTTCAGACCCGTGTCGCGGCAAGGATTCAACAGCCCTTTTCGCCTCCTATATGTGGGGGGCCTTACACGCCGAAAGGGTGCGGATCTCCTGCTCCCCATCATGGAACGATTGGGAAAGGGGTATGAACTTTTCTGTGTCGGCGACCACAGGAACATCTTTAAAAAAGGCCGTTGCGGAAGTATCTTCCAGATAGGACGCCTGAAGGATCAGGCAGATCTGGTGCGTTATTATCAGGAGGCCGACGCACTGCTTCTTCCATCGCGCCTCGAAGGTTTTGGCCTTGCACCCTGCGAGGCCCAGGCCTGTGGAACCCCTGTGATCGCCACCCGCTCTTCATCCGTTCCAGAGGTTGTCATCGACGGGGCAACTTGTATCCTCTGCCCCATGGATGACGTTCGGGCCTTTGCAGAGGCAGTGCGCCTCCTGGCATCAGACAGGAACCTCTGGCTGGACATGAGAGCAGCGGCTGCCTCGTGGGTACGCCAAAGATTCAAGGTGGAAGATATGGTGAAGGGATACGCAAGGATCTACGAAGAGGTACTGGCTGAGGTATGA
- a CDS encoding glycosyltransferase family 4 protein, producing MPLRILVVTRNLPPLVGGMERLVWNMITALSMDFHVHVVGPKGCLGLLPRGICGREIPARPLSCFIAWAFFYSLAEALRHRPHVVLAGSGLTAPMAHLSARISHARTCAYLHGLDIENRHPVYNLFWKPFIRRADQVIVNSRFTKALALREGVMDAKLSILPPGVSLPDISDKKRIAQTFRDRYGLGQTPIMLFVGRITPRKGLTTFIERILPHVLNIVPEARLLVIGDNASEAVKKQVDEKARALGIVRRLGLEDRVLFLGKLDNPQLTAAYFASDVHVFPVQATPYDNEGFGMVALEAAAHGLPTVAFDAGGVSDAVMDGISGSLIPAGNFLEFEKAVVHFLLNRQDMAVRTACRQFAQDFEWSLFGRRLRELVHNTAGMETP from the coding sequence ATGCCTCTCAGGATACTTGTTGTCACAAGAAATCTTCCTCCCCTTGTGGGTGGCATGGAGCGCCTGGTCTGGAACATGATAACGGCGCTATCCATGGACTTTCATGTCCATGTTGTGGGTCCGAAAGGATGCCTGGGGCTGCTCCCCAGGGGGATATGCGGCAGGGAAATCCCTGCCCGTCCGCTCTCCTGCTTTATCGCCTGGGCCTTTTTTTACTCGCTGGCTGAGGCGCTTCGGCACAGGCCCCATGTCGTCCTTGCCGGGAGCGGGTTGACGGCCCCTATGGCGCATCTTTCTGCACGGATCAGTCACGCCCGAACCTGTGCATACCTGCACGGTCTGGACATAGAAAATCGACATCCAGTGTACAATCTCTTCTGGAAACCCTTTATAAGAAGGGCTGATCAGGTGATCGTAAACAGTCGGTTTACGAAGGCCCTTGCGCTGCGCGAAGGCGTCATGGATGCAAAGCTTTCTATCCTCCCGCCAGGAGTGAGCCTCCCAGACATCTCGGATAAAAAGCGAATCGCCCAAACCTTTCGGGATAGATACGGCCTTGGTCAGACACCCATCATGCTCTTTGTGGGACGGATCACCCCGCGCAAGGGCCTGACGACCTTTATCGAGCGCATCCTCCCTCATGTCCTGAACATCGTCCCAGAGGCCCGGCTGCTCGTAATCGGTGACAACGCTTCTGAGGCCGTAAAAAAACAGGTAGATGAAAAGGCCCGCGCCTTAGGTATCGTTCGCAGGCTGGGTCTGGAGGACCGGGTCCTCTTTCTCGGCAAACTGGATAACCCACAGCTCACTGCTGCGTATTTTGCCTCTGACGTCCATGTCTTTCCCGTTCAGGCGACACCTTACGACAACGAGGGCTTCGGGATGGTTGCGCTGGAGGCCGCAGCGCATGGACTTCCCACAGTTGCCTTTGATGCGGGAGGCGTATCAGACGCCGTAATGGACGGGATCTCCGGCTCCCTCATTCCTGCTGGAAATTTTCTGGAGTTTGAAAAAGCGGTCGTCCACTTTCTGCTGAATCGACAAGACATGGCCGTCCGGACCGCCTGCAGACAATTCGCTCAAGATTTCGAGTGGTCGCTTTTCGGCAGGCGCCTGAGAGAGCTGGTACACAACACAGCCGGGATGGAAACGCCGTGA
- a CDS encoding glycosyltransferase family 2 protein — translation MTDNQNISIVIPAYNEADNLPKLINTIKTQYPSCEIIVIDDGSTDDTAKVADSCNVKVYRHPYNIGNGAAIKNGLRFSSGEIVVFLDGDGQHDPNDIKKLLEYIPDYDMVIGSRSLKDQATLFRSLANSVFNVLGSYVSNFPIKDLTSGFRAVKREIALEFIDLLPNTFSYPTTLTLGFLRSGRTIKFIPISSHKRQKGKSKISLFKDGARFFYIIVRICTIYSPMRIFFPLSILFFLLGLAYYLYTYMTQGRFTNMSALLFINSTIIFSLGLISEQICQIRYEKSSKESCQLSASNCQQTQPQNNNR, via the coding sequence ATGACAGATAATCAAAATATTTCCATTGTTATCCCAGCATATAATGAGGCAGATAATTTACCTAAATTAATTAATACTATAAAAACACAATATCCGTCATGCGAAATAATAGTCATAGATGATGGATCAACAGATGACACGGCAAAAGTTGCCGATTCTTGCAATGTTAAGGTTTACAGGCATCCGTACAATATCGGCAACGGAGCGGCAATAAAAAACGGATTAAGGTTTTCCAGCGGAGAAATTGTTGTTTTTTTAGACGGCGATGGTCAACATGATCCAAATGATATAAAAAAACTTCTTGAATATATCCCTGATTATGACATGGTTATAGGATCACGCTCGTTGAAGGATCAAGCTACGTTATTTCGATCATTAGCCAACTCTGTTTTCAATGTTTTGGGATCATATGTTTCAAATTTCCCCATAAAAGATCTGACGTCAGGTTTCAGGGCGGTGAAGAGGGAAATCGCCCTTGAGTTCATTGATCTTTTACCCAATACCTTTTCGTATCCTACAACCTTGACCCTTGGGTTTTTAAGGAGTGGTAGAACAATCAAATTTATCCCAATTTCAAGCCATAAACGCCAGAAAGGAAAAAGCAAAATAAGTCTTTTTAAGGATGGAGCGCGTTTTTTTTATATTATTGTTCGCATTTGCACCATCTATTCACCCATGCGCATTTTTTTTCCATTAAGTATTTTATTTTTTCTCTTAGGATTAGCTTATTATCTTTACACATACATGACACAAGGACGCTTTACCAACATGAGCGCCCTGCTTTTTATCAATTCGACCATTATTTTTTCTCTCGGGTTGATCTCAGAACAGATATGCCAGATAAGATATGAAAAAAGTTCTAAAGAAAGCTGTCAGTTATCAGCTAGCAACTGTCAGCAAACCCAACCCCAAAATAACAACAGATAG
- a CDS encoding dolichyl-diphosphooligosaccharide--protein glycosyltransferase subunit STT3, translated as MPTEAGTQGMCASCPDFGLRLNKEAGEHKMNKSKIISFLATQKDIFILIIIVITAFVLRIEDLQKWEDKKEHCFYNSEPILTTIDGYYYLSLARDIVENSYHQPYEKRAVPENPSRPSPPPLLSVLAAYIASLFSISLNWVGVMLPAALSLAIAVPIYLYGRIIGGSSMGISAAMLALVSPYYIYRGGIGWFDTDCLNATLTLGIAYCFFKFGSEHSIKKFAYFIEGICLFIIFLWWWDSTPEVVISTTLISLISTLIFLYRPSKKEGIIFYGLLLTCILFVLVIKGHDYPAQIYNKIHELFRYISKESPSLFPNPGISIGEQQKYPLKTIITYLTNNSLVFAASILGLLGMLLKKFRQSITLISIIILGALSLFYAKRFILFAVPVIALGFGFFISQLWLFASKNTFKIFRPAVIIICLVSTIPAIVYDIQNVYWPKLSAQVIKGLDSLSRITPKDSVIWAWWDLGYPIIYWSNRATISDGTYHGSARIVYNALPLADHNPKFSANFIRFFTERGEEGINKLYQATGNDVSKGFELMKKILSCDPQEAEQHIQEANLKSVGTIDSNEKWLKFFFPKIHRDIYLFLDYKMIFTAHWWYWFGTYNLDKKTGIHPELNENYRNLSIMGVKSKNNLISQYLTNRQNINMDLQSGMAALSHGLVSLKKIAINNISSTQEINFHQTGPVFYYLPKNGMGFLQDADFADSTYNRLFLGSTNSQFPESFRPVELNTPIYQIWQVM; from the coding sequence ATGCCTACGGAAGCAGGCACCCAGGGGATGTGCGCGAGTTGCCCGGATTTCGGCCTGCGCCTGAATAAAGAAGCAGGGGAGCACAAAATGAATAAAAGCAAAATAATCTCCTTTTTGGCCACTCAAAAAGATATATTTATATTAATCATTATTGTAATAACAGCATTTGTGCTGCGTATCGAGGATTTACAGAAATGGGAAGATAAAAAAGAGCACTGTTTTTACAATAGTGAACCCATTCTGACCACAATAGACGGATATTATTACCTTTCCTTGGCTCGGGACATAGTAGAAAATTCGTATCATCAACCTTACGAAAAACGGGCGGTGCCTGAAAATCCATCACGGCCCTCTCCTCCGCCTCTTTTGTCAGTGTTAGCAGCATATATAGCCAGTCTTTTTTCTATATCATTAAATTGGGTAGGCGTCATGTTGCCTGCTGCTTTAAGTTTGGCGATTGCCGTTCCCATATATCTGTATGGAAGAATCATTGGTGGGTCAAGTATGGGCATATCAGCAGCCATGCTTGCGCTTGTTTCGCCTTATTATATCTATCGTGGGGGGATTGGATGGTTTGATACTGATTGCTTAAATGCTACTTTAACGTTAGGCATTGCATATTGTTTTTTTAAGTTTGGATCAGAACACAGCATAAAGAAATTTGCATATTTTATTGAAGGAATATGTTTATTTATCATATTTTTGTGGTGGTGGGATTCAACTCCGGAAGTAGTTATTTCAACAACACTAATTTCTCTCATATCAACTCTTATTTTTCTTTATCGCCCCTCCAAAAAAGAGGGAATCATTTTTTACGGCCTTCTTCTGACGTGTATCTTATTCGTCCTGGTCATAAAAGGCCATGATTACCCAGCACAAATATACAACAAAATACATGAACTTTTTCGTTACATATCGAAAGAAAGTCCATCACTATTTCCAAATCCTGGAATAAGCATTGGTGAACAACAAAAATATCCGCTTAAAACAATAATCACTTATCTAACCAATAATTCCTTGGTTTTTGCTGCCTCTATACTTGGGCTTTTGGGAATGCTACTTAAAAAATTTAGACAAAGCATTACACTAATAAGCATAATAATATTAGGCGCTCTATCTCTTTTTTATGCCAAGCGTTTTATTTTGTTTGCCGTACCTGTCATAGCTCTCGGCTTCGGTTTTTTTATTTCACAACTCTGGCTTTTTGCATCGAAAAATACATTTAAAATTTTCAGGCCTGCCGTAATAATAATCTGCCTTGTTAGTACAATACCCGCGATAGTATATGATATTCAAAATGTTTACTGGCCTAAATTATCCGCTCAGGTTATAAAAGGCCTTGATTCACTTTCCCGCATAACTCCCAAAGATTCTGTCATTTGGGCGTGGTGGGACCTTGGATATCCCATTATCTACTGGTCAAACCGAGCTACTATTAGTGACGGCACATATCATGGATCGGCTAGAATTGTCTATAATGCACTCCCATTAGCCGATCATAATCCAAAATTTTCTGCCAATTTCATTCGTTTTTTTACAGAAAGAGGAGAAGAAGGAATAAATAAATTATATCAAGCAACCGGAAATGATGTGTCAAAGGGATTCGAGCTCATGAAAAAAATTCTTTCATGCGATCCTCAAGAAGCAGAACAACATATTCAAGAGGCAAATCTGAAATCCGTAGGTACGATTGATTCCAATGAGAAATGGCTAAAGTTTTTTTTCCCAAAGATTCATAGAGATATTTATTTGTTTCTGGATTATAAGATGATTTTTACCGCCCACTGGTGGTACTGGTTTGGTACATACAATTTGGATAAAAAGACAGGAATTCATCCCGAACTTAACGAAAATTATAGGAATCTTTCCATAATGGGAGTAAAATCAAAAAACAACTTGATTTCACAATATTTAACAAATAGGCAAAATATAAACATGGATTTGCAAAGCGGAATGGCTGCGCTATCTCATGGGTTAGTTTCTCTCAAAAAAATTGCCATAAACAATATAAGCTCTACACAGGAGATAAATTTTCATCAGACAGGACCAGTTTTCTACTACTTACCCAAAAATGGGATGGGTTTTCTGCAGGATGCCGATTTTGCGGACTCAACCTACAACAGACTTTTTCTTGGTTCCACAAATAGTCAATTTCCTGAATCCTTTAGGCCTGTTGAATTAAACACTCCCATATATCAGATATGGCAAGTTATGTGA
- the gmd gene encoding GDP-mannose 4,6-dehydratase, with product MKEQIMCKTAIITGITGQDGAYLAELLIGKGYRVFGAYRRTSSTNFWRLEELGIRNHPSLTLVEFDLTDPGSAIRMVKKAEPSEIYNLAAQSFVKVSFDQPVATAQITGIGAVHLLEAIRSVDPAIRYYQASTSEMFGKVRAVPQDELTPFYPRSPYGVAKLYAHWMTINYRESFGVFGACGILFNHESPLRGLEFVTRKITDAVARIVLGRQDVLELGNLDAKRDWGYAREYVDGMWRMLQAERPDTYVLATGRSESVRDFVRMAFRAVGVELEFTGEGVNETGVVAAVTEGPLSSTLPGGIVRNVRQGQAVVRVNPQYYRPAEVDFLLGNPDKARRELAWQPKTTLEELCRMMVEADLRRVERGFSF from the coding sequence ATGAAGGAGCAGATTATGTGTAAAACAGCTATTATTACCGGGATCACCGGTCAGGACGGGGCCTATCTTGCCGAACTCCTTATCGGCAAGGGCTACAGGGTATTTGGGGCCTATCGCAGGACCAGCTCCACAAATTTCTGGAGGCTTGAGGAACTGGGGATCCGTAACCATCCTTCTCTCACTTTGGTTGAGTTCGACCTGACGGATCCGGGTTCTGCCATTCGCATGGTGAAAAAGGCGGAGCCTTCCGAGATTTACAATCTCGCTGCCCAGAGTTTTGTCAAGGTCTCTTTTGATCAGCCCGTTGCAACCGCCCAGATCACCGGCATCGGGGCAGTGCATCTGCTGGAGGCGATTCGTTCCGTAGATCCTGCTATCCGTTACTATCAGGCCTCCACCTCCGAGATGTTTGGCAAGGTGCGTGCCGTTCCTCAGGACGAGCTGACACCTTTCTATCCGCGAAGCCCATATGGGGTGGCCAAACTTTATGCCCACTGGATGACCATCAACTACAGGGAAAGCTTTGGCGTTTTTGGGGCATGCGGCATCCTCTTCAATCACGAATCCCCGTTAAGGGGGCTCGAGTTTGTGACCCGCAAGATCACAGATGCCGTTGCCCGGATCGTCTTGGGCCGGCAGGACGTACTTGAGCTTGGCAATCTGGATGCCAAGAGGGACTGGGGCTATGCAAGGGAGTACGTGGACGGGATGTGGCGCATGCTCCAGGCAGAGAGGCCTGACACGTACGTACTGGCAACGGGTCGAAGCGAGTCGGTGAGGGATTTCGTGCGCATGGCCTTCAGGGCCGTGGGTGTGGAGCTCGAATTCACTGGAGAGGGTGTGAACGAGACGGGTGTAGTCGCAGCGGTGACCGAGGGGCCGCTTTCGTCGACACTCCCGGGTGGAATAGTGAGGAACGTGAGGCAAGGGCAGGCGGTAGTGCGAGTTAACCCGCAATATTACCGGCCCGCAGAGGTGGACTTCCTGCTCGGAAATCCGGACAAGGCCCGGAGGGAGCTGGCATGGCAACCTAAGACGACCCTTGAGGAACTCTGCAGGATGATGGTGGAGGCGGACCTTCGCCGAGTGGAGCGGGGTTTTTCGTTTTGA
- a CDS encoding GDP-mannose 4,6-dehydratase — MGVAKRVLITGVSGFTGGYVRAELEASGWEVYGTGMHEVPEDHHYRRADLSSEGEVREVVAEIQPHAVVHLAGIAFVGHGDAEAFYRVNLLGTRNLLAALAGEGRGLECVILASSANIYGNATGGMLDEDTSPNPANDYAVSKLAMEYMARLWMDRLPVVIVRPFNYTGVGQAEVFLIPKIVSHFIRRADTIELGNVDVSRDFSDVRDVARAYRRLLDVCPAGKTVNICSGRAYSIRHILKMCKDITGHSLHIKTNPAFIRANDVKTLCGDPAKLREVIGDWTPRPLRETLVWMLDQGAR, encoded by the coding sequence ATGGGAGTCGCCAAACGTGTCCTCATAACAGGTGTTTCGGGTTTTACCGGAGGTTATGTCCGGGCCGAGCTCGAGGCCTCTGGCTGGGAGGTCTATGGCACGGGCATGCATGAGGTCCCGGAAGACCATCATTATCGACGGGCGGATCTCTCCTCCGAAGGGGAGGTACGCGAGGTGGTGGCCGAGATCCAGCCGCATGCCGTCGTTCACCTTGCCGGAATCGCCTTTGTGGGGCACGGGGATGCCGAGGCCTTTTACCGGGTGAATCTCCTGGGTACGCGCAACCTCCTGGCTGCCCTGGCGGGCGAAGGAAGGGGCCTTGAGTGTGTCATCCTGGCAAGCAGCGCCAATATCTACGGAAACGCCACGGGTGGCATGCTGGACGAGGACACGTCCCCAAATCCGGCCAACGATTACGCGGTGAGCAAGCTTGCCATGGAATACATGGCGCGTCTGTGGATGGACAGGCTGCCTGTCGTCATAGTGCGGCCTTTCAACTACACGGGGGTCGGGCAGGCCGAGGTCTTTCTCATCCCCAAGATCGTATCCCATTTTATCCGCCGGGCCGATACCATCGAGCTCGGGAATGTGGACGTATCAAGAGATTTTTCCGATGTGCGCGACGTAGCCCGCGCCTATAGGCGCCTTCTCGATGTGTGTCCGGCGGGAAAGACCGTTAATATCTGCTCCGGCCGGGCCTATTCCATCCGCCATATCCTCAAAATGTGTAAAGACATCACCGGGCATTCCCTGCACATCAAGACCAATCCTGCATTTATCCGTGCAAACGATGTAAAGACGCTCTGCGGAGATCCGGCCAAACTGCGTGAGGTCATAGGGGATTGGACTCCGCGTCCGCTTCGGGAGACGCTCGTCTGGATGCTGGATCAAGGTGCCAGATGA
- a CDS encoding glycosyltransferase family 4 protein — protein MRVILSVDPVRWPLTGIGRYTYELSLRLPDIPEIEGIRFLKGGRLLNAVPYPAPGRDTHSRIPAWLKKSGLVVGLYRRMASRRKSNALKGSEDCVFHDPNYTLPPFGGRSVVTIHDISVFICPQCHPQRRVRYMQEVIPQSLRRATRVITVSEYVRREIASFWDWPIERIHVVHLACSRNFHPRDPEEIRPVLTRHGIPEGGYTLFVGTIEPRKNLLALLEAYSSLPSSVRRAWPLVLVGHRGWESTKIHERMAEAERKGWAIYLDYVAEEDLPFLYAGARLFVYPSLYEGFGLPVLEAMASGVPVVCSNTSALPEVAGDAALMCDPEDVEALARCVRSGLEDDIWRAFAVKKGLERAVRFSWERCARETAAVYQRALDSP, from the coding sequence ATGAGGGTTATCCTCTCCGTTGACCCTGTCAGATGGCCGCTGACAGGGATCGGCAGGTATACGTACGAGCTCTCTCTTAGGCTTCCTGACATACCCGAGATCGAGGGCATTCGGTTTCTTAAGGGGGGGCGCCTCCTCAATGCCGTCCCTTACCCTGCGCCCGGCAGGGACACACACAGCAGGATTCCTGCCTGGCTCAAAAAAAGCGGACTTGTGGTAGGTTTATATCGTCGCATGGCCTCAAGGCGCAAATCGAACGCACTTAAAGGGAGCGAAGATTGCGTCTTCCACGATCCTAACTATACCCTGCCGCCATTTGGCGGGCGGAGCGTGGTGACCATCCATGACATATCCGTCTTCATCTGCCCGCAGTGTCATCCTCAAAGGCGTGTCCGGTACATGCAAGAGGTAATCCCACAGTCCCTGAGGCGGGCGACACGGGTGATCACTGTTTCCGAGTATGTGCGAAGGGAAATCGCCTCTTTTTGGGACTGGCCTATAGAAAGGATCCATGTAGTCCATCTTGCCTGTTCCAGGAACTTCCACCCCAGAGACCCGGAGGAAATCAGGCCGGTTCTCACGCGCCATGGGATCCCTGAGGGAGGTTATACCCTTTTTGTCGGCACCATAGAGCCTCGCAAGAATCTCCTCGCGTTGCTGGAGGCCTATTCCTCCTTGCCTTCCTCAGTCAGGCGCGCGTGGCCACTGGTCCTTGTGGGACACAGGGGCTGGGAAAGTACCAAGATACACGAGCGCATGGCTGAGGCCGAACGCAAAGGGTGGGCCATATACCTGGACTATGTGGCAGAAGAGGATCTGCCCTTTCTCTACGCCGGAGCAAGGCTTTTTGTCTATCCATCCCTCTATGAGGGCTTTGGTCTGCCGGTTCTTGAGGCCATGGCTTCTGGCGTACCGGTCGTGTGTTCAAATACCTCCGCCCTTCCAGAGGTGGCCGGGGATGCGGCCTTGATGTGCGATCCGGAGGATGTGGAGGCACTTGCCAGATGTGTTCGGTCCGGGCTTGAGGACGACATCTGGCGGGCTTTTGCCGTTAAGAAGGGGCTGGAGAGGGCGGTACGGTTCAGTTGGGAGCGTTGTGCCCGGGAGACCGCAGCCGTGTATCAACGCGCACTCGACTCCCCGTGA
- a CDS encoding ABC transporter permease, with protein MQRYATSPAEMFASLWRNRHLILQMTKREVIGRYRGSIMGLAWSFFNPLFMLGVYTFVFSVVFKARWGVEDKGGRLGFAMALFVGMIVHGLFAECVNRAPGLILSNVNYVKRVVFPLEILPWVAMGSAVFHAAVSLCVLMAASFLLTLSLPWTLILFPLVALPLVFATMGLAWFLAACGVYLRDIAQVTGFITTVLLFLSPVFYPASALPEDFRVLLFINPLTFIIEEARKVLLWGNPPDWQGLALYTTASLTIAWAGFWWFQRTRHGFADVL; from the coding sequence ATGCAAAGATACGCTACAAGCCCCGCCGAGATGTTCGCAAGCCTTTGGCGGAACAGGCACCTCATCCTGCAGATGACCAAACGGGAGGTGATCGGCCGCTATCGCGGGTCGATCATGGGGCTTGCATGGTCATTCTTCAACCCTCTCTTCATGCTCGGGGTGTACACGTTCGTCTTTTCCGTCGTCTTCAAGGCCAGATGGGGGGTGGAAGACAAAGGAGGAAGGCTTGGGTTCGCCATGGCCCTTTTTGTGGGCATGATCGTCCACGGGCTCTTTGCCGAATGCGTCAATCGCGCGCCAGGCCTCATCCTCTCCAACGTCAACTATGTCAAGAGGGTGGTCTTTCCCCTTGAAATCCTACCATGGGTCGCCATGGGTTCTGCCGTGTTTCACGCGGCAGTCAGCCTCTGTGTCCTCATGGCCGCGTCCTTCCTCCTCACCCTCTCCCTTCCGTGGACGCTGATCCTCTTTCCGCTCGTTGCCCTGCCGCTCGTTTTTGCGACCATGGGCCTTGCTTGGTTTCTTGCCGCTTGCGGCGTCTATCTGAGAGACATCGCGCAGGTAACGGGCTTCATCACGACCGTCCTGCTCTTTCTCTCACCGGTTTTCTACCCGGCATCCGCCCTGCCTGAGGACTTTCGTGTGCTCCTTTTCATAAATCCCCTTACCTTCATCATCGAAGAAGCGCGCAAGGTCCTTTTATGGGGAAATCCGCCTGACTGGCAGGGTCTGGCCCTTTACACGACAGCGAGCCTGACGATCGCATGGGCAGGATTCTGGTGGTTTCAGAGGACGCGGCATGGATTTGCGGATGTCCTCTGA
- the rfbA gene encoding glucose-1-phosphate thymidylyltransferase RfbA, giving the protein MTVRKGIILAGGSGTRLHPATLAISKQLLPVYDKPMIYYPLSTLMLAGIREILVISTPQDTPRFQQLMGDGSQWGIDLSYAVQPSPDGLAQAFLIGETFLGDSPSALVLGDNIFYGHSLPDLLKGASERLDGATIFVYHVRDPERYGVAEFDAHGRVLSLEEKPTRPRSSYAVTGLYFYDRQVVDLARRLRPSARGELEITDLNRLYLEQGRLNVTVMGRGYAWLDTGTHESLLDASRFIETIENRQGLKIACPEEIAFRMGWIDAEDLERLAKPLMKSGYGQYLMRILGEGGSP; this is encoded by the coding sequence ATGACTGTCAGAAAGGGCATCATCCTTGCCGGAGGCTCGGGGACGCGCCTGCACCCTGCGACCCTGGCCATCAGCAAACAGCTCCTGCCGGTCTACGACAAGCCCATGATCTACTACCCGCTCAGTACGCTCATGCTGGCCGGCATCCGGGAGATCCTCGTCATCTCGACACCCCAGGACACGCCGCGATTCCAGCAGCTCATGGGCGACGGCAGCCAGTGGGGCATCGACCTCTCCTATGCGGTCCAGCCCTCGCCTGATGGGCTTGCCCAGGCCTTTCTCATTGGGGAGACCTTTCTGGGAGACTCCCCGTCGGCCCTTGTGCTCGGGGATAACATCTTCTACGGCCACAGCCTGCCGGACCTTCTGAAAGGGGCCTCAGAACGCTTGGACGGGGCGACGATCTTCGTCTATCACGTCCGAGATCCTGAACGCTACGGAGTGGCAGAATTCGATGCGCACGGCCGGGTCCTCTCCCTAGAGGAAAAGCCCACCCGGCCCCGCTCCAGCTACGCCGTCACCGGGCTCTACTTCTACGACAGGCAGGTAGTCGATCTCGCCAGGAGACTCAGGCCCTCGGCCAGGGGCGAGCTCGAGATAACCGACCTGAACCGCCTCTATCTGGAACAGGGCCGACTCAACGTCACTGTCATGGGGCGGGGCTACGCATGGCTTGACACCGGGACCCATGAATCCCTGCTTGACGCAAGCCGGTTCATCGAGACGATCGAGAACCGCCAGGGGCTCAAGATCGCCTGCCCTGAGGAGATCGCATTCCGCATGGGCTGGATAGACGCCGAAGACCTCGAGAGGCTGGCCAAGCCCCTTATGAAAAGCGGCTACGGACAGTACCTCATGCGGATACTCGGAGAAGGGGGATCGCCCTGA